A single window of Maylandia zebra isolate NMK-2024a linkage group LG2, Mzebra_GT3a, whole genome shotgun sequence DNA harbors:
- the znf185 gene encoding zinc finger protein 185 isoform X10: MSKEGDRASVLRTTKVRTRLRGDASWLQRSNDSKDETQEEKPWIAEVKASRLSGAPADTSPVSSPTNSTPPPTKSDTERQPTSGYLIRGVFTKVDKPPPSSPSNGFSKTPQFNKKPSETYKKIAPHTVRSAAEKQEGQLSLEELEKRTEKASNVLTKSAARQRSYVLSAAKKYESQETPDTSLSNSSPAFVATRVEITDDDEPSETPAPASAVLPPPVVPVTSVASKPAPEPQKIADTSTKTAAAVSVNEPVAPKLEKKATPEPAKEETPQVSVTQEQPTFDTKVAAPLPELIKDCLQVASKEPQPKESGQTKTPLVDLSPPSKPPISSNQKSPESTTATSPVPTSTVTKSPAPVSPDVTSTPEKSDVKVSPVPTSTVTTSTVPTSTVTKSPAPVSPDVTSTPEKSDFKVSPVPTSTVPTSTVTKSPAPVSPDVTSTPEKLDVKVSPVPTSTVTTSTVPTSTVPTSTVTKSPPPVSPDVTSTPEKSDVKVSPVPTSTVPTSTVPTSTVPTSTVTKSPAPVSTDVTSTPDKSDVKVSPVPTSTVTKSPAPVSPDVTSTPKKSDVKVSPVPTSTVTKSPAPVSPDVTSTPEKSDVKVSPVPTSTVPTSTVPTSTVPTSTVPTSTVTKSPAPVSPDVTSTPEKSDVKVSPVPTSTVPTSTVPTSTVPTSTVPTSTVTKSPAPVSPDVTSTPEKSDVKVSPVPTSTVPTSNVPTSTVTKSPAPVSPDVTSTPEKSDVNVSPVPTSTVPTSTVPTSTVTKSPAPMSPDVTSTPEKSDVKVSPVPTSTVPTSTVTKSPAPVSPNVTSTPEKLDVKVSPVPTSTVPTSTVPTSTVTKSPAPVSPDVTSTPEKSDVKVSPVPTSTVPTSTVTKSPAPVSPDVTSTPEKSDVNVSPVPTSTVPTSTVTKSPAPVSPDVTSTPEKLDVKVSPVPTSTVTTSTVPTSTVPTSTVTKSPAPVSPDVTSTPEKLDVKVSPVPTSTVTTSTVPTSTVPTSTVTKSPAPVSPDVTSTPEKSDVKVSPVPTSTVPTSTVTKSPAPVSPDVTSTPEKSDVNVSPVPTSTVPTSTVTKSPAPVSPDVTSTPEKSDVKVSPVPTSTVPTSTVTKSPAPVSPDVTSTPEKLDVNVSPVPTSTVPTSTVTKSPAPVSPDVTSTPEKSVVNVSPVPTSTVPTSTVTKSPAPVSPDVTSTPEKSDVKVSPVPTSTVPTSTVTKSPAPVSPDVTSTPEKLDVNVSPVPTSTVPTSTVTKSPALVSPDVTSTPEKSDVNVSPVPTSTVPTSTVTKSPAPVSPDVTSTPEKLDVKVSPVPTSTVTKLPAPVSPDVASTPEKSDVKVSSVPTSTVTKSPVPVPAVTESGLNTKPEPKMEPEPQTKLPPKPSSAADTLPALSNTLISFDTSSSSSFKNDEEALANQKGDSADDHPTENSAEQKPDSELNNCEPITDDLLGFSDGPEEPAEPVPPSPGRWSQDLLGGMDSKPNPVKTSGTLDLLANDVIVRGTEAHSLSMQQEEEKQTDKTAKETQSEEDNADPWSSRVTTVTTVVTKSSSADPFDPYPIGTTSPNSSSDLRQPLSDSSINSMGSNALRSLADDIIPFNTDKTSTQRSWETNTVQESNTEESQEAQPEAEGQAEDQQTVIMFERKSLENDSPWDRWTSPTVYTIPTEEEEEDDDEEEEEKQEEEQGRYLRTEDTQTVTTITTIREIRSEPEPSMDRFDTYSRTIREEEQRVKTPEPETKKPFVFVKEYVNATQNPRDTLNSRSDYLTSSSTSYSYSSPSLYSSYSRIPPSSTCTYCGEQVGNDAKITIEHLNINCHPSCFKCDMCKKPMGDLLHSMFLHGGKVHCETCYRAI, translated from the exons ATGTCAAAAG AGGGAGACAGAGCGTCCGTGCTGCGTACCACCAAAGTCCGGACAAGGCTGAGGGGAGACGCCAGCTGGTTGCAACGCAGCAATGACTCTAAGGATGAAACGCAAGAGGAGAAACCATG GATAGCAGAAGTTAAAGCCAGCCGTCTGAGCGGAGCCCCTGCTGACACCAGTCCAGTGTCTTCGCCAACAAATTCTACTCCGCCACCAACCAAGTCTGACACGGAGAG GCAGCCAACATCCGGATACCTTATCAG ggGTGTTTTCACTAAAGTGGACAAGCCTCCTCCATCCTCACCATCTAACGGCTTTAG CAAAACACCGCAATTCAACAAAAAGCCTTCAGAGACCTACAAGAAAAT AGCCCCCCACACTGTGCGGTCTGCTGCAGAGAAACAGGAGGGCCAGCTTAGCCTCGAGGAGCTGGAGAAGCG GACGGAGAAAGCCAGTAATGTTCTGACGAAATCTGCAGCCAGGCAACGGTCTTACGTGCTTTCAGCTGCAAAGAAATACGA GTCTCAAGAAACGCCTGACACATCGCTCAGCAATAGCAGTCCAGCATTTGTGGCTACAAG GGTGGAGAttactgatgatgatgagcCTTCTGAGACTCCTGCACCTGCCAGCGCTGTGCTGCCACCCCCTGTTGTTCCTGTCACATCTGTTGCATCCAAGCCTGCGCCCGAACCTCAGAAAAT TGCTGACACCAGCACTAAgacagctgctgctgtgagTGTTAATGAGCCGGTTGCTCCAAAGTTGGAGAAGAAGGCCACCCCAGAGCCTGCAAAAGAAGAGACCCCTCAAGTGTCTGTTACACAAGAACAGCCAACTTTTGACACCAAGGTGGCTGCTCCCCTCCCTGAACTAATCAAAGATTGTCTTCAAGTAGCCTCTAAAGAGCCACAACCCAAAGAGTCTGGGCAGACTAAAACGCCTCTGGTTGATCTTTCGCCACCATCAAAACCCCCAATATCATCTAATCAAAAGTCCCCTGAGTCGACCACTGCAACGTCTCCTGTCCCAacctccactgtcaccaagtcaCCTGCACCTGTGTCCCCCGATGTGACTTCAACTCCTGAAAAATCAGATGTCAAAGTGTCTCCTGTCCCGACCTCCACTGTCACAACCTCCACTGTCCCGacctccactgtcaccaaatcaCCTGCACCTGTGTCCCCGGATGTGACTTCAACTCCTGAAAAATCAGATTTCAAAGTGTCTCCTGTCCCGACCTCCACTGTCCCGacctccactgtcaccaaatcaCCTGCACCTGTGTCCCCGGATGTGACTTCAACTCCTGAAAAATTGGATGTCAAAGTGTCTCCTGTCCCGACCTCCACTGTCACAACCTCCACTGTCCCGACCTCCACTGTCCCAacctccactgtcaccaaatcaCCTCCACCTGTGTCCCCGGATGTGACTTCAACTCCTGAAAAATCAGATGTCAAAGTGTCTCCTGTCCCGACCTCCACTGTCCCAACCTCCACTGTTCCGACCTCCACCGTCCCAACCTCAACTGTCACCAAGTCACCTGCACCTGTGTCCACGGATGTGACTTCAACTCCTGACAAATCAGATGTCAAAGTGTCTCCTGTCCCGacctccactgtcaccaagtcaCCTGCACCTGTGTCCCCGGATGTGACTTCAACTCCTAAAAAATCAGATGTCAAAGTGTCTCCTGTCCCGacctccactgtcaccaaatcaCCTGCACCTGTGTCCCCTGATGTGACTTCAACTCCTGAAAAATCAGATGTCAAAGTGTCTCCTGTCCCGACCTCCACTGTCCCGACCTCCACTGTCCCGACCTCCACTGTTCCGACCTCCACTGTCCCAacctccactgtcaccaaatcaCCTGCACCTGTGTCCCCTGATGTGACTTCAACTCCTGAAAAATCAGATGTCAAAGTGTCTCCTGTCCCGACCTCCACTGTCCCGACCTCCACTGTCCCGACCTCCACTGTTCCGACCTCCACTGTCCCGacctccactgtcaccaagtcaCCTGCACCTGTGTCCCCTGATGTGACTTCGACTCCTGAAAAATCAGATGTCAAAGTGTCTCCTGTCCCGACCTCCACTGTTCCGACCTCCAATGTCCCGacctccactgtcaccaagtcaCCTGCACCTGTGTCCCCTGATGTGACTTCAACTCCTGAAAAATCAGATGTCAACGTGTCTCCTGTCCCGACCTCCACTGTTCCGACCTCCACTGTCCCGacctccactgtcaccaagtcaCCTGCACCTATGTCCCCGGATGTGACTTCAACTCCTGAAAAATCAGATGTCAAAGTGTCTCCTGTCCCGACCTCCACTGTCCCAacctccactgtcaccaaatcaCCTGCACCTGTGTCCCCCAATGTGACTTCAACTCCTGAAAAATTGGATGTCAAAGTGTCTCCTGTCCCGACCTCCACTGTCCCAACCTCCACTGTCCCGacctccactgtcaccaagtcaCCTGCACCTGTGTCCCCGGATGTGACTTCAACTCCTGAAAAATCAGATGTCAAAGTGTCTCCTGTCCCGACCTCCACTGTCCCAacctccactgtcaccaaatcaCCTGCACCTGTGTCCCCTGATGTGACTTCAACTCCTGAAAAATCGGATGTCAACGTGTCTCCTGTCCCGACCTCCACTGTCCCAacctccactgtcaccaagtcaCCTGCACCTGTGTCCCCGGATGTGACTTCAACTCCTGAAAAATTGGATGTCAAAGTGTCTCCTGTCCCGACCTCCACTGTCACAACCTCCACTGTCCCGACCTCCACTGTCCCAacctccactgtcaccaagtcaCCTGCACCTGTGTCCCCGGATGTGACTTCAACTCCTGAAAAATTGGATGTCAAAGTGTCTCCTGTCCCAACCTCCACTGTCACAACCTCCACTGTCCCGACCTCCACTGTCCCAacctccactgtcaccaaatcaCCTGCACCTGTGTCCCCGGATGTGACTTCAACTCCTGAAAAATCAGATGTCAAAGTGTCTCCTGTCCCGACCTCCACTGTCCCAacctccactgtcaccaaatcaC CTGCACCTGTGTCCCCTGATGTGACTTCAACTCCTGAAAAATCAGATGTCAACGTGTCTCCTGTCCCGACCTCCACTGTCCCAacctccactgtcaccaagtcaCCTGCACCTGTGTCCCCGGATGTGACTTCAACTCCTGAAAAATCAGATGTCAAAGTGTCTCCTGTCCCGACCTCCACTGTCCCAacctccactgtcaccaaatcaCCTGCACCTGTGTCCCCTGATGTGACTTCAACTCCTGAAAAATTGGATGTCAACGTGTCTCCTGTCCCGACCTCCACTGTCCCAacctccactgtcaccaaatcaCCTGCACCTGTGTCCCCTGATGTGACTTCAACTCCTGAAAAATCGGTTGTCAACGTGTCTCCTGTCCCGACCTCCACTGTCCCGacctccactgtcaccaagtcaCCTGCACCTGTGTCCCCGGATGTGACTTCAACTCCTGAAAAATCAGATGTCAAAGTGTCTCCTGTCCCGACCTCCACTGTCCCAacctccactgtcaccaaatcaCCTGCACCTGTGTCCCCTGATGTGACTTCAACTCCTGAAAAATTGGATGTCAACGTGTCTCCTGTCCCGACCTCCACTGTCCCAacctccactgtcaccaaatcaCCTGCACTTGTGTCCCCTGATGTGACTTCAACTCCTGAAAAATCGGATGTCAACGTGTCTCCTGTCCCGACCTCCACTGTCCCAacctccactgtcaccaaatcaCCTGCACCTGTGTCCCCTGATGTGACTTCAACTCCTGAAAAATTGGATGTCAAAGTGTCTCCTGTCCCGACCTCTACTGTCACCAAGTTGCCTGCTCCTGTGTCCCCTGATGTGGCTTCAACCCCTGAAAAATCAGATGTTAAAGTGTCCTCTGTCCCAacctccactgtcaccaagtcaCCTGTCCCAGTGCCTGCTGTAACAGAATCTGGACTGAACACAAAACCTGAACCCAAAATGGAACCAGAGCCACAGACTAAATTGCCTCCAAAACCAAG CTCCGCTGCTGACACGCTCCCTGCTCTGTCCAACACTCTGATTTCTTTCGACACCAGTTCATCCAG tAGCTTTAAGAATGATGAGGAAGCCCTGGCAAACCAAAAAGGAGACTCAGCGGACGATCACCCCACAGAGAACAG TGCTGAACAGAAGCCAGATTCAGAGCTCAACAACTGTGAACCAATAACAGACGATCTCCTGGGTTTCAGTGATGG TCCAGAGGAGCCAGCAGAACCTGTTCCCCCCAGCCCAGGACGCTGGAGTCAGGATCTGCTTGGTGGAATGGACAG TAAGCCAAACCCAGTGAAGACCAGCGGCACTCTGGATCTTCTGGCAAATGATGTCATTGTAAGAGGCACAGAGgcacacag CCTCAGCAtgcagcaagaggaggagaagcaGACAGACAAGACAGCCAAAGAAACACAAAG TGAAGAGGACAATGCGGATCCCTGGAGCTCACGTGTGACAACAGTGACAACCGTAGTCACTAAATCAAG CTCGGCTGATCCATTTGATCCATATCCGATAGGGACCACATCCCCTAACAG CTCCTCTGACCTGCGCCAGCCCCTCTCTGATAGTTCCATCAACAG TATGGGCAGTAATGCCTTGCGGTCCCTTGCAGATGACATCATCCCTTTCAACACTGACAAAACAAG CACTCAGCGGTCATGGGAAACCAACACAGTCCAGGAGTCGAACACAGAGGAGAG CCAAGAAGCGCAACCAGAAGCAGAAGGCCAAGCTGAAGATCAACAGACAGTCATCATGTTTGAGAGGAA gTCCCTTGAGAATGACTCTCCGTGGGACCGATGGACATCACCGACTGTCTATACCATCCccacagaagaggaggaggaggacgacgacgaagaagaagaagagaagcaagaaGAGGAGCAGGGAAGGTATCTTCG CACTGAGGATACACAAACGGTCACAACCATCACTACCATCAG
- the znf185 gene encoding zinc finger protein 185 isoform X2, translating to MSKEGDRASVLRTTKVRTRLRGDASWLQRSNDSKDETQEEKPWIAEVKASRLSGAPADTSPVSSPTNSTPPPTKSDTERQPTSGYLIRGVFTKVDKPPPSSPSNGFSKTPQFNKKPSETYKKIAPHTVRSAAEKQEGQLSLEELEKRTEKASNVLTKSAARQRSYVLSAAKKYESQETPDTSLSNSSPAFVATRVEITDDDEPSETPAPASAVLPPPVVPVTSVASKPAPEPQKIADTSTKTAAAVSVNEPVAPKLEKKATPEPAKEETPQVSVTQEQPTFDTKVAAPLPELIKDCLQVASKEPQPKESGQTKTPLVDLSPPSKPPISSNQKSPESTTATSPVPTSTVTKSPAPVSPDVTSTPEKSDVKVSPVPTSTVTTSTVPTSTVTKSPAPVSPDVTSTPEKSDFKVSPVPTSTVPTSTVTKSPAPVSPDVTSTPEKLDVKVSPVPTSTVTTSTVPTSTVPTSTVTKSPPPVSPDVTSTPEKSDVKVSPVPTSTVPTSTVPTSTVPTSTVTKSPAPVSTDVTSTPDKSDVKVSPVPTSTVTKSPAPVSPDVTSTPKKSDVKVSPVPTSTVTKSPAPVSPDVTSTPEKSDVKVSPVPTSTVPTSTVPTSTVPTSTVPTSTVTKSPAPVSPDVTSTPEKSDVKVSPVPTSTVPTSTVPTSTVPTSTVPTSTVTKSPAPVSPDVTSTPEKSDVKVSPVPTSTVPTSNVPTSTVTKSPAPVSPDVTSTPEKSDVNVSPVPTSTVPTSTVPTSTVTKSPAPMSPDVTSTPEKSDVKVSPVPTSTVPTSTVTKSPAPVSPNVTSTPEKLDVKVSPVPTSTVPTSTVPTSTVTKSPAPVSPDVTSTPEKSDVKVSPVPTSTVPTSTVTKSPAPVSPDVTSTPEKSDVNVSPVPTSTVPTSTVTKSPAPVSPDVTSTPEKLDVKVSPVPTSTVTTSTVPTSTVPTSTVTKSPAPVSPDVTSTPEKLDVKVSPVPTSTVTTSTVPTSTVPTSTVTKSPAPVSPDVTSTPEKSDVKVSPVPTSTVPTSTVTKSPPPVSPDVTSTPEKSDVNVSPVLTSTVPTSTVTKSPAPVSPDVTSTPEKSDVNVSPVPTSTVPTSTVTKSPAPVSPDVTSTPEKSDVKVSPVPTSTVPTSTVTKSPAPVSPDVTSTPEKLDVNVSPVPTSTVPTSTVTKSPAPVSPDVTSTPEKSVVNVSPVPTSTVPTSTVTKSPAPVSPDVTSTPEKSDVKVSPVPTSTVPTSTVTKSPAPVSPDVTSTPEKLDVNVSPVPTSTVPTSTVTKSPALVSPDVTSTPEKSDVNVSPVPTSTVPTSTVTKSPAPVSPDVTSTPEKLDVKVSPVPTSTVTKLPAPVSPDVASTPEKSDVKVSSVPTSTVTKSPVPVPAVTESGLNTKPEPKMEPEPQTKLPPKPSSAADTLPALSNTLISFDTSSSSFKNDEEALANQKGDSADDHPTENSAEQKPDSELNNCEPITDDLLGFSDGPEEPAEPVPPSPGRWSQDLLGGMDSKPNPVKTSGTLDLLANDVIVRGTEAHSLSMQQEEEKQTDKTAKETQSEEDNADPWSSRVTTVTTVVTKSSSADPFDPYPIGTTSPNSSSDLRQPLSDSSINSMGSNALRSLADDIIPFNTDKTSTQRSWETNTVQESNTEESQEAQPEAEGQAEDQQTVIMFERKSLENDSPWDRWTSPTVYTIPTEEEEEDDDEEEEEKQEEEQGRYLRTEDTQTVTTITTIREIRSEPEPSMDRFDTYSRTIREEEQRVKTPEPETKKPFVFVKEYVNATQNPRDTLNSRSDYLTSSSTSYSYSSPSLYSSYSRIPPSSTCTYCGEQVGNDAKITIEHLNINCHPSCFKCDMCKKPMGDLLHSMFLHGGKVHCETCYRAI from the exons ATGTCAAAAG AGGGAGACAGAGCGTCCGTGCTGCGTACCACCAAAGTCCGGACAAGGCTGAGGGGAGACGCCAGCTGGTTGCAACGCAGCAATGACTCTAAGGATGAAACGCAAGAGGAGAAACCATG GATAGCAGAAGTTAAAGCCAGCCGTCTGAGCGGAGCCCCTGCTGACACCAGTCCAGTGTCTTCGCCAACAAATTCTACTCCGCCACCAACCAAGTCTGACACGGAGAG GCAGCCAACATCCGGATACCTTATCAG ggGTGTTTTCACTAAAGTGGACAAGCCTCCTCCATCCTCACCATCTAACGGCTTTAG CAAAACACCGCAATTCAACAAAAAGCCTTCAGAGACCTACAAGAAAAT AGCCCCCCACACTGTGCGGTCTGCTGCAGAGAAACAGGAGGGCCAGCTTAGCCTCGAGGAGCTGGAGAAGCG GACGGAGAAAGCCAGTAATGTTCTGACGAAATCTGCAGCCAGGCAACGGTCTTACGTGCTTTCAGCTGCAAAGAAATACGA GTCTCAAGAAACGCCTGACACATCGCTCAGCAATAGCAGTCCAGCATTTGTGGCTACAAG GGTGGAGAttactgatgatgatgagcCTTCTGAGACTCCTGCACCTGCCAGCGCTGTGCTGCCACCCCCTGTTGTTCCTGTCACATCTGTTGCATCCAAGCCTGCGCCCGAACCTCAGAAAAT TGCTGACACCAGCACTAAgacagctgctgctgtgagTGTTAATGAGCCGGTTGCTCCAAAGTTGGAGAAGAAGGCCACCCCAGAGCCTGCAAAAGAAGAGACCCCTCAAGTGTCTGTTACACAAGAACAGCCAACTTTTGACACCAAGGTGGCTGCTCCCCTCCCTGAACTAATCAAAGATTGTCTTCAAGTAGCCTCTAAAGAGCCACAACCCAAAGAGTCTGGGCAGACTAAAACGCCTCTGGTTGATCTTTCGCCACCATCAAAACCCCCAATATCATCTAATCAAAAGTCCCCTGAGTCGACCACTGCAACGTCTCCTGTCCCAacctccactgtcaccaagtcaCCTGCACCTGTGTCCCCCGATGTGACTTCAACTCCTGAAAAATCAGATGTCAAAGTGTCTCCTGTCCCGACCTCCACTGTCACAACCTCCACTGTCCCGacctccactgtcaccaaatcaCCTGCACCTGTGTCCCCGGATGTGACTTCAACTCCTGAAAAATCAGATTTCAAAGTGTCTCCTGTCCCGACCTCCACTGTCCCGacctccactgtcaccaaatcaCCTGCACCTGTGTCCCCGGATGTGACTTCAACTCCTGAAAAATTGGATGTCAAAGTGTCTCCTGTCCCGACCTCCACTGTCACAACCTCCACTGTCCCGACCTCCACTGTCCCAacctccactgtcaccaaatcaCCTCCACCTGTGTCCCCGGATGTGACTTCAACTCCTGAAAAATCAGATGTCAAAGTGTCTCCTGTCCCGACCTCCACTGTCCCAACCTCCACTGTTCCGACCTCCACCGTCCCAACCTCAACTGTCACCAAGTCACCTGCACCTGTGTCCACGGATGTGACTTCAACTCCTGACAAATCAGATGTCAAAGTGTCTCCTGTCCCGacctccactgtcaccaagtcaCCTGCACCTGTGTCCCCGGATGTGACTTCAACTCCTAAAAAATCAGATGTCAAAGTGTCTCCTGTCCCGacctccactgtcaccaaatcaCCTGCACCTGTGTCCCCTGATGTGACTTCAACTCCTGAAAAATCAGATGTCAAAGTGTCTCCTGTCCCGACCTCCACTGTCCCGACCTCCACTGTCCCGACCTCCACTGTTCCGACCTCCACTGTCCCAacctccactgtcaccaaatcaCCTGCACCTGTGTCCCCTGATGTGACTTCAACTCCTGAAAAATCAGATGTCAAAGTGTCTCCTGTCCCGACCTCCACTGTCCCGACCTCCACTGTCCCGACCTCCACTGTTCCGACCTCCACTGTCCCGacctccactgtcaccaagtcaCCTGCACCTGTGTCCCCTGATGTGACTTCGACTCCTGAAAAATCAGATGTCAAAGTGTCTCCTGTCCCGACCTCCACTGTTCCGACCTCCAATGTCCCGacctccactgtcaccaagtcaCCTGCACCTGTGTCCCCTGATGTGACTTCAACTCCTGAAAAATCAGATGTCAACGTGTCTCCTGTCCCGACCTCCACTGTTCCGACCTCCACTGTCCCGacctccactgtcaccaagtcaCCTGCACCTATGTCCCCGGATGTGACTTCAACTCCTGAAAAATCAGATGTCAAAGTGTCTCCTGTCCCGACCTCCACTGTCCCAacctccactgtcaccaaatcaCCTGCACCTGTGTCCCCCAATGTGACTTCAACTCCTGAAAAATTGGATGTCAAAGTGTCTCCTGTCCCGACCTCCACTGTCCCAACCTCCACTGTCCCGacctccactgtcaccaagtcaCCTGCACCTGTGTCCCCGGATGTGACTTCAACTCCTGAAAAATCAGATGTCAAAGTGTCTCCTGTCCCGACCTCCACTGTCCCAacctccactgtcaccaaatcaCCTGCACCTGTGTCCCCTGATGTGACTTCAACTCCTGAAAAATCGGATGTCAACGTGTCTCCTGTCCCGACCTCCACTGTCCCAacctccactgtcaccaagtcaCCTGCACCTGTGTCCCCGGATGTGACTTCAACTCCTGAAAAATTGGATGTCAAAGTGTCTCCTGTCCCGACCTCCACTGTCACAACCTCCACTGTCCCGACCTCCACTGTCCCAacctccactgtcaccaagtcaCCTGCACCTGTGTCCCCGGATGTGACTTCAACTCCTGAAAAATTGGATGTCAAAGTGTCTCCTGTCCCAACCTCCACTGTCACAACCTCCACTGTCCCGACCTCCACTGTCCCAacctccactgtcaccaaatcaCCTGCACCTGTGTCCCCGGATGTGACTTCAACTCCTGAAAAATCAGATGTCAAAGTGTCTCCTGTCCCGACCTCCACTGTCCCAacctccactgtcaccaaatcaCCTCCACCTGTGTCCCCTGATGTGACTTCAACTCCTGAAAAATCGGATGTCAACGTGTCTCCTGTCCTGACCTCCACTGTCCCAacctccactgtcaccaaatcaCCTGCACCTGTGTCCCCTGATGTGACTTCAACTCCTGAAAAATCAGATGTCAACGTGTCTCCTGTCCCGACCTCCACTGTCCCAacctccactgtcaccaagtcaCCTGCACCTGTGTCCCCGGATGTGACTTCAACTCCTGAAAAATCAGATGTCAAAGTGTCTCCTGTCCCGACCTCCACTGTCCCAacctccactgtcaccaaatcaCCTGCACCTGTGTCCCCTGATGTGACTTCAACTCCTGAAAAATTGGATGTCAACGTGTCTCCTGTCCCGACCTCCACTGTCCCAacctccactgtcaccaaatcaCCTGCACCTGTGTCCCCTGATGTGACTTCAACTCCTGAAAAATCGGTTGTCAACGTGTCTCCTGTCCCGACCTCCACTGTCCCGacctccactgtcaccaagtcaCCTGCACCTGTGTCCCCGGATGTGACTTCAACTCCTGAAAAATCAGATGTCAAAGTGTCTCCTGTCCCGACCTCCACTGTCCCAacctccactgtcaccaaatcaCCTGCACCTGTGTCCCCTGATGTGACTTCAACTCCTGAAAAATTGGATGTCAACGTGTCTCCTGTCCCGACCTCCACTGTCCCAacctccactgtcaccaaatcaCCTGCACTTGTGTCCCCTGATGTGACTTCAACTCCTGAAAAATCGGATGTCAACGTGTCTCCTGTCCCGACCTCCACTGTCCCAacctccactgtcaccaaatcaCCTGCACCTGTGTCCCCTGATGTGACTTCAACTCCTGAAAAATTGGATGTCAAAGTGTCTCCTGTCCCGACCTCTACTGTCACCAAGTTGCCTGCTCCTGTGTCCCCTGATGTGGCTTCAACCCCTGAAAAATCAGATGTTAAAGTGTCCTCTGTCCCAacctccactgtcaccaagtcaCCTGTCCCAGTGCCTGCTGTAACAGAATCTGGACTGAACACAAAACCTGAACCCAAAATGGAACCAGAGCCACAGACTAAATTGCCTCCAAAACCAAG CTCCGCTGCTGACACGCTCCCTGCTCTGTCCAACACTCTGATTTCTTTCGACACCAGTTCATCCAG CTTTAAGAATGATGAGGAAGCCCTGGCAAACCAAAAAGGAGACTCAGCGGACGATCACCCCACAGAGAACAG TGCTGAACAGAAGCCAGATTCAGAGCTCAACAACTGTGAACCAATAACAGACGATCTCCTGGGTTTCAGTGATGG TCCAGAGGAGCCAGCAGAACCTGTTCCCCCCAGCCCAGGACGCTGGAGTCAGGATCTGCTTGGTGGAATGGACAG TAAGCCAAACCCAGTGAAGACCAGCGGCACTCTGGATCTTCTGGCAAATGATGTCATTGTAAGAGGCACAGAGgcacacag CCTCAGCAtgcagcaagaggaggagaagcaGACAGACAAGACAGCCAAAGAAACACAAAG TGAAGAGGACAATGCGGATCCCTGGAGCTCACGTGTGACAACAGTGACAACCGTAGTCACTAAATCAAG CTCGGCTGATCCATTTGATCCATATCCGATAGGGACCACATCCCCTAACAG CTCCTCTGACCTGCGCCAGCCCCTCTCTGATAGTTCCATCAACAG TATGGGCAGTAATGCCTTGCGGTCCCTTGCAGATGACATCATCCCTTTCAACACTGACAAAACAAG CACTCAGCGGTCATGGGAAACCAACACAGTCCAGGAGTCGAACACAGAGGAGAG CCAAGAAGCGCAACCAGAAGCAGAAGGCCAAGCTGAAGATCAACAGACAGTCATCATGTTTGAGAGGAA gTCCCTTGAGAATGACTCTCCGTGGGACCGATGGACATCACCGACTGTCTATACCATCCccacagaagaggaggaggaggacgacgacgaagaagaagaagagaagcaagaaGAGGAGCAGGGAAGGTATCTTCG CACTGAGGATACACAAACGGTCACAACCATCACTACCATCAG